A part of Perca fluviatilis chromosome 15, GENO_Pfluv_1.0, whole genome shotgun sequence genomic DNA contains:
- the st8sia6 gene encoding alpha-2,8-sialyltransferase 8F has product MRGQLLKSFFSLVITLFCLGSLLTTFIWYMVDNNNVEPQRLPPQKKSAPQPSDPCKGCREVINKVIERYSKPWKKQEDNYQKFRSQLSSKCHGFDKAIITQANTPVGSKLVYDGEKRRTLQVTPEIFSTFAKEHPFPNKTWDTCAVVGNGGILTNSSCGKMIDSAQFVIRCNLPPLEKSYEKHVGIKTDLVTANPSIFIEKYGALMGRRRPFVESLHSYGNSLLLLPAFSYGHNTPVCMRAVYSIEDFESPTRAIFFNPEYLQSLALFWRSQGLRAVRLSTGIIMASLALEHCANVHLYGFWPFSNHPHGLYALTNHYYDDRQTKTKFHAMPAEFDLLLRLHSQGVLRLHLGDC; this is encoded by the exons ATGAGGGGACAGCTCTTGAAGTCATTCTTCTCTTTGGTGATCACTCTCTTCTGTTTGGGGAGCCtgctgaccactttcatctggtaCATGGTCGACAACAA TAATGTTGAACCTCAGAGGCTGCCTCCTCAAAAGAAAAGTGCCCCCCAGCCCTCTGACCCCTGTAAAGGCTGCAG GGAGGTCATCAACAAAGTAATAGAGCGTTACTCCAAACCCTGGAAGAAGCAGGAGGACAATTACCAAAAGTTCAG ATCTCAGCTGAGCAGCAAGTGCCATGGTTTTGACAAGGCCATCATAACCCAGGCCAACACTCCAGTGGGATCAAAGCTTGTGTATGacggagaaaagaggaggaccCTCCAGGTCACCCCAGAGATTTTCAGCACTTTTGCAAAG GAGCATCCGTTCCCAAATAAAACATGGGACACGTGTGCTGTTGTTGGGAATGGAGGGATCCTGACCAACAGCAGCTGTGGAAAGATGATTGATTCCGCTCAATTTGTTATCAG GTGCAACCTACCTCCTTTGGAAAAAAGCTATGAGAAACATGTGGGCATCAAGACAGACCTTGTGACAGCAAACCCAAGCATCTTCATAGAGAA GTATGGGGCTCTAATGGGACGTCGTCGTCCATTCGTGGAGAGTCTGCATAGCTACGGCAACTCCTTGCTGCTCCTTCCCGCCTTCTCCTATGGCCACAACACTCCTGTGTGCATGCGGGCTGTCTACAGCATTGAGGACTTTGAAAGCCCCACCAGGGCCATCTTTTTCAACCCTGAGTACCTCCAGAGTCTGGCCCTCTTCTGGCGCTCCCAAGGCCTACGAGCAGTGCGGCTCAGCACTGGCATAATCATGGCCAGCCTGGCGCTGGAACACTGTGCCAACGTGCATCTGTACGGGTTCTGGCCCTTCAGTAATCACCCACATGGACTCTATGCCCTGACTAACCACTACTACGATGACAGACAAACTAAAACGAAATTCCACGCCATGCCGGCTGAGTTTGACCTCTTGTTGCGGCTGCACAGTCAGGGGGTGCTCAGGCTTCACCTGGGAGATTGTTGA